A region of Triticum urartu cultivar G1812 unplaced genomic scaffold, Tu2.1 TuUngrouped_contig_5804, whole genome shotgun sequence DNA encodes the following proteins:
- the LOC125529736 gene encoding zinc finger protein CONSTANS-LIKE 4-like, producing the protein MMKMFFQEDAPQPDEQLRIEGISSPIAAHILDFCDDGLGDNLLAAVTSTSGPFAASSEDVSSSSTATPPLCSYSDDIPEMPFSPLPCFDSTLSALLEEEQNACPETELIPPINETLAAPGYYQAAAGEASIEQFGQSRLPQSSDPLLAMQMSSTAPISMPLAPGCDEECLTAALARGYMSLDGALYPQTGAMIPSYNTEASKVGFFNGNSANSNGMVVLDMSDIGEYQRMMEGEGLTRTYSDTDSMKGAYSNTAEMQNGGNNQDLINGCNGSPPTLPPTETSGLEDSTFKVVRLSAEQRKEKIHRYIKKRNERNFSKKIKYACRKTLADSRPRVRGRFAKNDELCEATRSSSQNHEQYGQIAGADGEDMLDSSDILAHLSGINNYSYKYNCTIESWI; encoded by the exons GAGGGGATCTCAAGCCCCATAGCTGCTCACATACTTGATTTCTGTGATGACGGCCTGGGTGATAACCTCCTTGCTGCAGTGACCTCTACCTCCGGCCCGTTTGCTGCCTCCTCTGAGGATGTTTCATCCTCCTCCACTGCCACCCCTCCTCTCTGCAGCTACAGCGATGACATCCCAGAAATGCCCTTCTCCCCGTTACCCTGCTTTGACTCTACTCTCTCAGCCCTACTCGAGGAAGAGCAAAACGCGTGCCCTGAAACCGAGCTCATTCCCCCGATCAACGAGACACTTGCAGCACCAGGATACTATCAAGCTGCGGCCGGAGAGGCCAGCATAGAGCAATTCGGCCAATCACGGCTTCCCCAGAGTTCTGATCCCTTGCTGGCAATGCAAATGAGCAGCACTGCACCTATCTCTATGCCTCTTGCTCCAGGGTGTGATGAAGAGTGCCTCACGGCGGCACTAGCCAGAGGGTACATGAGCCTGGATGGTGCCCTGTATCCGCAAACAGGAGCAATGATCCCGAGTTACAACACAGAGGCATCAAAAGTAGGATTCTTCAATGGTAATAGTGCTAATAGCAATGGTATGGTGGTGTTAGATATGAGTGACATCGGTGAGTATCAGAGGATGATGGAAGGTGAAGGACTGACCAGAACATATAGCGACACAGATTCCATGAAGGGGGCTTACAGCAACACTGCAGAGATGCAG AATGGGGGGAACAACCAAGACCTGATAAATGGATGCAACGGAAGCCCACCAACATTACCTCCAACAGAAACCTCAGGCTTAGAAGATTCCACCTTCAAAGTTGTGCGTCTTTCAGCTGAACAGAGGAAGGAAAAGATCCACAGGTACATAAAGAAAAGGAATGAGAGGAACTTCAGCAAGAAAATAAAG TATGCTTGCAGAAAAACTTTAGCAGATAGCAGGCCCCGGGTCCGTGGAAGGTTTGCAAAGAACGATGAACTTTGTGAAGCAACAAGATCAAGCTCCCAAAATCATGAACAGTACGGACAGATT GCGGGTGCAGATGGAGAAGACATGCTTGACTCGTCCGATATTCTGGCACATTTGAGTGGGATAAACAACTACAGCTATAAGTATAATTGTACCATTGAATCATGGATATGA